One Malania oleifera isolate guangnan ecotype guangnan chromosome 10, ASM2987363v1, whole genome shotgun sequence genomic region harbors:
- the LOC131166562 gene encoding 15-cis-phytoene desaturase, chloroplastic/chromoplastic, with translation MIQLACISTVTLSSQTNIVNFWSSQSSGRYGSNISQQTNVLAFGSSDSMGFNMRIPNMHHVGTRLRKDIGTLQVVCMDYPRPELENTVNFLEAAYLSSSFRCSSPPKNPLKVVIAGAGLAGLSTAKYLADAGHKPLVLEARDVLGGKVAAWKDEDGDWYETGLHIFFGAYPNMQNLFGELGISDRLQWKEHSMIFAMPNKPGEFSRFDFPEVLPAPLNGIWAILRNNEMLTWPEKIKFAVGLLPAILGGQAYVEAQDGLTVKDWMRKQGIPDRVTNEVFIAMSKALNFINPDELSMQCILIALNRFLQEKHGSKMAFLDGNPPERLCMPIVDHITSLGGQVHLNSRLQKIELNEDGTVKSFLLNNGNVVEGDAYVIATPVDILKLLLPEEWKEIPYFKRLDKLVGVPVINVHIWLVIDSF, from the exons ATGATTCAATTAGCATGTATTTCTACTGTAACTTTGAGCTCTCAAACTAATATAGTGAACTTTTGGAGCTCACAATCCTCTGGGAGATATGGTTCTAATATTTCGCAGCAAACTAATGTGTTAGCATTTGGGAGTAGTGACTCCATGGGTTTTAACATGAGAATTCCCAATATGCATCATGTTGGAACAAGGCTGAGGAAGGATATTGGCACTTTGCAG GTAGTTTGCATGGACTATCCACGGCCTGAGCTTGAGAATACTGTTAATTTCCTAGAAGCTGCTTACTTATCATCATCTTTTCGTTGCTCTTCTCCCCCAAAAAATCCGTTAAAGGTTGTAATTGCTGGTGCAG GTTTGGCTGGTTTATCTACCGCAAAATATTTGGCTGATGCAGGTCACAAACCTTTAGTGTTGGAAGCCAGAGATGTTCTTGGTGGAAAG GTGGCTGCATGGAAAGATGAAGACGGAGACTGGTATGAGACAGGTCTACACATCTTCT TTGGGGCCTACCCAAATATGCAGAATTTGTTTGGAGAACTAGGCATTAGTGATCGATTGCAGTGGAAAGAGCATTCTATGATATTTGCAATGCCAAACAAGCCAGGAGAGTTCAGTCGATTTGATTTCCCTGAAGTCCTGCCTGCACCATTAAATG GGATATGGGCCATCTTAAGGAACAATGAAATGCTGACTTGGCCAGAGAAAATCAAATTTGCTGTTGGACTCCTGCCAGCAATTCTGGGCGGACAAGCTTATGTTGAGGCTCAGGATGGTTTAACTGTTAAAGACTGGATGAGAAAGCAA GGAATACCTGATCGAGTGACTAATGAGGTGTTTATTGCAATGTCAAAGGCACTAAACTTCATTAACCCAGATGAACTTTCAATGCAGTGTATTTTGATTGCTTTGAACCGATTTCTTCAG GAGAAGCATGGTTCCAAGATGGCCTTCTTAGATGGTAATCCTCCAGAGAGACTCTGCATGCCAATTGTAGATCATATTACGTCATTGGGTGGTCAAGTCCACCTTAATTCTCGTTTACAAAAGATTGAACTAAACGAAGATGGAACAGTGAAGAGTTTTTTGCTTAACAATGGGAATGTAGTTGAAGGGGACGCTTATGTTATTGCTACACCgg TTGATATCCTGAAACTTCTTTTGCCTGAAGAGTGGAAAGAAATTCCGTACTTCAAGAGATTGGACAAATTAGTTGGAGTTCCAGTCATTAATGTTCACATATGGTTAGTCATAGATTCTTTTTAA